The Streptomyces sp. NBC_01276 genome contains the following window.
GGTCGACGAGGTGACGGCCCAGGTGGACATCCAGTCGGGCCCGCACCGGATCGTCTCCCTCGTGACCCGGGAATCGGTGGAACAGCTGGGCATCGCGGTCGGGGTCAGCGTCACCGCCCGCGTGAAGTCCACGGAAGTGCACGTGGACGTCCCCTGAGGCGGCCGGGCCCACCGGGCCCGGCCGCCTAGGGGGACCCCGCCGGGGGCTAACCGCAGCGCAGGGCCGCGTACAGGTCCAGCTTGTGGTCCAGTCGGGACAGGTCGCGGCCGGTCAGGGCCTCCACCCGCTCGATCCGGTAGTGCACCGTGTTCACGTGCAGGTGGAGGACCTCCGCCGTACGCGCCCACGAGCAGTTGTTGGCCAGGAAGACCTCCAGGGTCTCCCGCAGCATTCCGTCGCCGAGCGGCCCCAGCGTCCGCGCGCCGTAGACGCCGCGCACCTCCGGCGGCACCCCGGCCAGCAGTTCCGCCAGGGTGTCCAGCTGCTCGACGGCCCGTACGGGGCTCTCCGCGCCCGCCGCCGTGAGCGTGAACAGCGCCTGGTTCAGGGAGGCCCGCAGCTGCTCCGGCCCCGCCGCCCGCGCGCCCGCGCCCAGGCGCAGGTCCTCGTCCGGGCCCCCGCACGCCTGGAGCAGCGGCCACACGCCGCGCAGCCCGGCGGTGGGGTCGGCCCCCGCGTCCGGGTCCTCGTAGAGCACGGCGGCGGAGTCCCCGACGGCGCACCGGACGCCCTCCAGGTGCCCCAGCGCCTCGGCCAGCGCGTCGCCGGAGGTGGCGGCGAGCACCCGGTAGGGCCCGCTCGTGGGCAGTCCGGCGGAGGTCAGCGCCTCCTCCAGGGCCGCCGGGTCGGCGTCCTGCGCCAGCAGGGAGACCAGCGCCTGCCCGGCGGCCCGCCCGGCGGCGGCGCGGCGGGCGTGCCCGTCGCGGTACTGGGCGAGGACCTCGGCGATCTCGTGGAGCACCCGCGGGGGCGCCGCGTCCGCGTCGGGCAGGTACAGCTGCCAGGCGTCGTACGGGGAACTGTCGGACTCGACGCGCAGCGACAGCCCGTCCCGCGCGGGGGCCGCACGCTGTGCGGGGATCACCGGCGCCGAAGGGGTGCGCGCCACGGTGCGACCGCTCGCGGTCAGCACGTAGCAGGGCACCTTGCCCAGGTGGGCGCAGGCCCGGTCGAGGAGTTCGTCGGGGCCGGCCCCGCTCTCCAGGAGCCGGCTCAGCTCGGCGCGCACGTTCTCGGGGAGCGCGAAGGTCCGGGTCGGGCGGCGGCTGAGGTCGCCCCACTGGCGCAGGTAGACGGCCTCGGTGACGGTCCGGAAGCTGGTCCGCGCCGGGACGGCCACCAGCGGCACCCGGTAGGCCCGGCAGGCGGCGACGAGATCGTCGGGGATCCCTCCGTGGGTCTCCTCACCCGCGAAGAGGGCGGTGGCCCCGGCCCCGGCGAGCGCCGAGACGAAGCGGTCCACCTTCCTCGGGTCACCCTCCTGCCACCACACGAGTCCACTGAGCACCAGCTCCCCGGGGCCCAGGAAACGGCCCGGGTCCTCCAGGTCGGTGGCGGTGACCCCGCTGACCTCATGGCCGAGAAGGGCCTCCTCACCCCAGAGCAGTGTGAGACCGAGGTTGTCGGACTGGAGCAGGTCGAGGACGTGCATGGCAGGGACTCCTTGCGGCGGGGGTGACCCACATTCGCCAGGTGAATACGAGAAACCTCATCGTAAATGCAAGGGCAACCCCTGCCTATGGCTCTTGGTTGATTATCCAAGGCGAACTGCTGGAACCGGTTCGGTTTCCGTGTCCGGGACCAGTCGTTTCGTCCCCCGGCCCGTTGCTTCACTGAGCGGAACGCCCGGGTTGGAGAGAGGCTGGTGGCGCGAAATGGACCTCAACACGGTGCTCGACGTGCGTGACGCGCGCCGCCGTGAGCCCTGGCGTCCCGGTGACGCGTGGCTCGGCGGGGGCACGTACCTCTTCTCCGAGCCGCAGCCCCACGTCCGCCGCCTCGTCGACCTCTCCCGCATGGGCTGGCCACCCCTGTCCTGGCAGCCCGACGGCTCCCTCGACATCGCCGCCACGTGCACGATCACCGAGCTCTCGCGCTTCGGCCGGTCGCTGCCCATGACCGCCGCGCCGCTGATCGAGCAGTGCTGCCGGGCCTTCCTCGCCAGCTTCAAGATCTGGAACATGGCCACCGTCGGCGGCAACCTCTGCAACGGCCTGCCGGCCGGCCCGGTCATCTCCCTGTCGGCGGGCCTCGACGGCACCGTCCTGATCCAGGGCCAGGACGGCTCCACCCGCCGGCCCGCCGTCACCGACTTCATCCGCGGCGCGGGCGTCAAGGACCTGCGCGAGGGCGACCTGCTGCGCTCGGTCCGCGTCCCGGCCCGCGCGCTGGGCTGCCGGACGGCCTTCCGCCAGGCCTCCCTCTACGGACTGGGCCGTTCCGGCGCCCTGGTCATCGGCACGGCCGACCCCCAGGACGGCTCCTTCGCCCTGACCGTGACGGCCGCCACCACCCGCCCCTTCCGCTTCTGGTTCGCCCTGTGGCCGACCGCCGCCGAACTGCGGGCGGCCATCGACGACACCGTCCGAGCCGACGAGTGGTTCGACGACATCCACGGCCTGCCCGCCTGGCGGCGGCACATGGCGCTGCGCCTCGCGGAGGAGATCCGCCGCGAACTCACGCTGGAGGAGGCTTCCCGATGAGCTACGGGATCGAGATCAACGAGCAGCGCTT
Protein-coding sequences here:
- a CDS encoding PucR family transcriptional regulator, translated to MHVLDLLQSDNLGLTLLWGEEALLGHEVSGVTATDLEDPGRFLGPGELVLSGLVWWQEGDPRKVDRFVSALAGAGATALFAGEETHGGIPDDLVAACRAYRVPLVAVPARTSFRTVTEAVYLRQWGDLSRRPTRTFALPENVRAELSRLLESGAGPDELLDRACAHLGKVPCYVLTASGRTVARTPSAPVIPAQRAAPARDGLSLRVESDSSPYDAWQLYLPDADAAPPRVLHEIAEVLAQYRDGHARRAAAGRAAGQALVSLLAQDADPAALEEALTSAGLPTSGPYRVLAATSGDALAEALGHLEGVRCAVGDSAAVLYEDPDAGADPTAGLRGVWPLLQACGGPDEDLRLGAGARAAGPEQLRASLNQALFTLTAAGAESPVRAVEQLDTLAELLAGVPPEVRGVYGARTLGPLGDGMLRETLEVFLANNCSWARTAEVLHLHVNTVHYRIERVEALTGRDLSRLDHKLDLYAALRCG
- a CDS encoding xanthine dehydrogenase family protein subunit M, yielding MDLNTVLDVRDARRREPWRPGDAWLGGGTYLFSEPQPHVRRLVDLSRMGWPPLSWQPDGSLDIAATCTITELSRFGRSLPMTAAPLIEQCCRAFLASFKIWNMATVGGNLCNGLPAGPVISLSAGLDGTVLIQGQDGSTRRPAVTDFIRGAGVKDLREGDLLRSVRVPARALGCRTAFRQASLYGLGRSGALVIGTADPQDGSFALTVTAATTRPFRFWFALWPTAAELRAAIDDTVRADEWFDDIHGLPAWRRHMALRLAEEIRRELTLEEASR